The Sphingopyxis sp. YR583 sequence TCGATTCGCGCCGTTGGCGAGTCAAAAATCAAAAACATGTCCCGATTCGGGATTCTTGGCGCAATCCGCGGCCATCGCGGTCAATCGGCCGAACCCAATTGGATGAGCGTCGCCGATCGCCATGCGCGCTCCGCCTTCTACAGCAAGAAGCGATGCCTCCCTGCTGATGGAGGAGCTAGCCATACGGCGCGAGTTCGTGGCCGTCCTCGTAACGGCAATTTAACCTCAGCTTACTATTTGAAAGCTCCAGAACGGAATTGCCCAAGGCGGGAGAATTCGCGGTGCTCAATGATGTAGCAGGCGAAAAATCGATCATCGGACCTTTAGGTCGATTGACACGAGCGGATTTGCCTTCTTCAAATACGACGCATTGGACGAGCCGCCGAAAAGCCGAACTGATGGCGGCGATCGACGGCGGCCTCATCGGCCTTGCCGAAGCCTTAGAAGAGTACCGGCTAACTTCGGAGGAGCTTGCCGCTTGGCGAGAAACGGTTGGCCGTGCCGGAATTCCGGGACTCCGGGTTACCCGGCATACGCACGCACTTGCCCCCGGTGACCCGGCTGGGTGAAGACCGCTCCATGATCGCCATGAACCGCAACAATCCGTCCTAGGCGTTTTACGCGATCCGCCAGAGCCTGCGGCGAGATGACTCTCTCGGATCTCGTTCTTTCGTCGCTGGCCACTCCTATATCCACTGCCACTTGTCGGTTACGCAGCGCGGAGGGAGCAGTTGAACCCATCGGTTTGCTGCTCGCTGCGATCAGCGATGTATCGGCGACAATGCAAGTTCAGATGCGCCGCGGTTGCGATGGCGCACTAGTCAGGCAGAAAACGATGGGCAAGTTGATCCAACTCGTCCGGCGTCACCTCGTCGCCCAGCCGCTTATTCAATATTTCGATGCCCGCGTTGACCTCTACCGCGGCCTCGATTTCGCCAAGCCGATCCAGAACCGAAAGCTGCGCGTATAATGCGTCACGTGCAGCGCGTATTGCTATGTCTTTTTCCATCGGCTTCGACCGCCTCCCCAGCCTCGTTATCTGAAAGTCGCCATCTGAAGGACGTTCACCATGTCGTCCAGTAGCAGGCCGACTGGAGGCCCGAAACTCAAAATCAAACTGTCAATATCGCATGCGATGGTCGCGGACCGTGTCGGCCGAAGAGGATCACCTTCGAAAGGCGAGCGGTTCCTATATAGCGGAGACTATATGTCGCAACATACCTTCATCGCCGGGTCAGCGTGTGAGCTAACTCCGGCAGCGCAATATATCCGCATGTCCACCGAGCATCAGCGCTACTCGCCGGACAATCAACGTACAGCGATTGCCGCTTTCGCTGCCCGTCGCGGTTTTGATATTGTAGAGACTTACATAGACGCTGGGCGCAGCGGTCTAACGCTAGCACGGCGCCCGGCCTTGAAGCAGCTTTTCGCAGATGTGCTTTCCGGTCAGGCGAAATTTCGTGCAATTCTGGTTCTTGATGTCAGCCGTTGGGGTAGATTTCAGGATACCGATCAATCGGCGCATTACGAATATATGTGCCGTGCCGCAGGGGTGCAGGTTCATTATTGCACCGAGCCCTTTGACAACGACGGCGACCCTTTGTCGTCAATGATGAAACATATGAAAAGGGTTATGGCCGCCGAATATAGCCGGGAACTGTCGGTGAAAATCTCTCGCGCCCAGCGGCAGCAGGCGGGCTTGGGGTACAAGCAGGGCGGAGATCCCCCCTTGGGGCTAAGGCGCCAGGTCGTGGACGAGAGCGGCGCACCCCGAATGATTTTGGCTCGCGGTCAGCGCAAAGCCCTAAGCACCGACAAGGTTGTCTATGTCCGGGGCCCTGCAAGCGAGATTGCGCTCGTTCGCAATATATTCCGGCTCTTCGTGGAAGAGAAACTCCGCCTCGGGCAGATCGAGAAATGGCTGAACGCTCGAGACAAGCGGCAAGCAAACGGGAAACCGTGGACCACCAGCGCCGTGCGCCGACTACTAATGCAAGATCTCTATGCCGGCCGCTATGTATTTGGAAAGAGATCCAATAACCTCGGCCGACCATCATATACGCCACCGAGTCACTGGGTTACGGCGGACGTGATGGTACCAGTCGTGACGAACGAAATCTTTCGCGCCGCTGAGCGCCGGTTGAAATCCATCACCCGCAGAGTCTATTCGACCGAGGAGATCGAGACCGGGCTCGAGCGCTTGCTTGCAGAAAGAGGCCATTTATCGGGGCGTTTTATTCAACAATGCAGCTATCTGCCGTCGCCGGAGGCTATCGACACCCGATACGGCAGTCTAGCGGCCGCGTTTCGAACGGTCGGCTTCGAAATCCCCTCTCGGATCAAGAAGAACCCGGCCGGCCTTCCCTACTCGGATGATGAACTCCTCAACGATTTGCGTCGGATCTACCAAGACCGGGGTTATTTAAGTGGGCATGCGGTCGACGCCGATTCCAACTCCCCCAGCAAAAAATACTTCGTCCGACGATTTGGTTCTTTGGCGAAGGCGTTCGAACTGGCGGGCGTCGAAGTCACCTCAACGGAAAAGCGACGAGCGGCGATCGCATTTCGCGACGAGAACGGGTTATCCCACAAGCCACCCAAGAAGGCGGCACGCCGAAACCTTGATGGCTCCGCATTCACGGATGACCAGCTTCTGGGTCATCTACGGCGTCTTCTACGGGAACATGGTTATTTGTCCGTGCCACTAATCGACGCGGATCCTGAGGTTCCCGCGAAGAATCTCTTTCGCAGGCGCTTCGGTGGGCTCCGTGCGGCATATGCACGCGTCGGCTTTTTCAGTAGTCAGAGCGATATTGTACGCGCGGCGCATGCGCGGCTCGCTTCATGATTCACGCGATCCTCGTTATGTGGGTTGCAGTATCATGATCCGGGGGCGGCCCAGGGAGGACCGGGCAGTCTAAAAAATAGAACCACCCCCGACTGCCGCGAACAAGTTTTCAAACGAAAGGCCCTGCCCCAAGGCAGAGCCTTTCACACCCCCTTTTGAATACCGAAAGAAAATGTCCTACAAAGCCGGGCGTCGCAGGCTAGGACATGTAAGGCGGACAAGGTACCAGCCACTCGCCCACATAGCCTTGATCTATGTTATCAGATAACTAACCGAAGTGAATGTAGGGTGGTGCTCAAATCCAACCGCATGGGCCCAGGACCGGGGCCGGTGACGTCGATCGATCGTTAAGTGGGAGACATGTTCGTGGATGCGGTCGAACTTTCATTCCAGGCTCTCTCTCGGTGTGACGAGATTTTTGCGAAGAACCATATGTGGGAAAATGTCCGCGCTGCGATGTTCCCGATGATCGAACAGAGCAATGACATCCGCGACGCTATCGTCGTCGACGATGAAACCGCGGCCAAGTTTGTGGTTTCTGTCCTTGCAAGATATGTGGAGCGACAGCTCGCGACGGGTAATTTCCACTGCCATCGCGGTACACTTGGTATCCACGGACAGAACCTTCGAGAGATCGCTGAAACGGCTTTGCGCTATCTGGAGGAGCATAAAGCGATTTCGCACGACAGCTATCTAATGAAAATGAAGCATCTCAACGAGGTGGTGTCGACGGCAAGCCGTTCACAAAATATCGCGCCGACCGGGCGTGCAGACGTCGCCGGATCTTAAATTCAAGCCATTCCGAATCTCATTGCCCTTCGCGCTTCCGGGGTGCGGTGTCATGGGACGGCGCGAGCAGACTGATCCCTCTCAAACCGTCCCGCTATATCAGCGGCATTTCAGTTCGCCGCGATCGATTGCTCGCCCGAGCAAGGCTCCGCCTGCAGCGCCGATGATCGTCCCGACCGTGCGATCACGCCCGCCATCAAGTTCGCGGCCAACAAGGGCGCCGACAGCGCCGCCGATGATAAGGCCGGTGGTTCCGTTGTCGCGGCGGCAATGGTAGCGACCATCGTCAGCGCGCCAGATGCGGTCGCCGCGCGAGAGTTTGCGCGGCTCGTAATAGCGGCCGTAACTGTCATACAAGCCCCGGTCCTTCGCGCGTTTGCCATGCGCGGGCGCCCAAGGCGGCGGGTCCGCCAGAGCCGGCGGGCTCGGGATAGCGACGGCCACAAGAACCGCAGCAGCAAGAAGCTTCTTCATGGCAAATTCTCCTACTGTGTGAGGCCATATTGAATCGCGAGTCCGAACGATCGCTGAACGATCAATTCAGCAATGGACATGCTATCCTATCTGGCCTGATGCGGAATGTCAGCTTATGGACTCCCACATACGAAACCAGACCACCGTTCCTATTCGCGCAGATAAGTCTTGACCGCCTCCGTCATGAAACGGACGTTAGCTGCCCGTCTGCTTTCGAAGGTGGTGACTCAGTTTGCAATGCGGGGTTAGGTAAGTTTTCGATTGACATGCTTTTGCCGAGCAAGCTGCAAATCGCTTGCCCGGCACGCTCGAACAGGCCCATAGTCAAACCGCTCGCGCCCATGCCTTCTCGGGAAATAGGGCTGAAGACGCATCACCTGCTCATTCGTCAGCCAGATCAAATCGTTGAAATTCGAGCTCCTCCGCGGCTGCCTGAACATTGCCTCCACCCGAAATAAATCGGTTCTGACCCTAGCGGCCTAGAGCTCAGACTGTCCCAATATGATTTAGGATAGGACTTGGATTACGCGGCATAGCATAGTAAAATCAACGGTAAGGGGGAACAGCGATGAATGCGTGCTTAGCTAAGCCGGTGTTTATGCTTGTTGCGACGTTTGCGGCCGCGCCGTCCGCCGCCGAAGAGACGTTCTGGTCTGCCTCCGCCCGAGCTGGGGTTGCTTCAAACGATTACCGCGCGAGCCTCGCGCACAACGACGCCACAACATTGGCTGAGCCTCCGCTCAAGGAGCACACGCCCGCGACCAACGACGAGACCCCGCTTCCCGACAGGGCAATTATCTCGATCGGCCCACAGGCCGTCGCGGGCGGAAATCCACGTTACGCGGTGCGAGCAAACGTCGCAGGTTCGGCATTGGTCGTCTCCTTTTCGTCAAGTCCAACGCAGACGTTCCGGCCAACGGGAGCATCGCCGTTTCTTTTGCCGACCACCGGACGCCTTACGGGCGCATTCGGCTGGCGGAGGGATCCCATGCATGGAGCGGCTCGTTTCCACGCCGGCGTCGATCTTGCATCTCAGGCCGGTTCTCCTATCAGAGCGACCCAGAGCGGGTCGGTGGCGAGCGCCGGCTGGTCAGGAAATTATGGGTATATGGTTGTTCTGGACCATGGGAACGGCGTGGAGACACGCTACGCTCATATGTCCGCAATCAGTGTCGAAGCTGGTCGGTCCGTGCAGCAGGGAGACGTCATCGGATTAGTCGGTTCCAGCGGCCGGTCGACGGGTCCGCACGTCCATTACGAAGTCAGGATAGACGGGCTGGCGACCAATCCCCTGCCCCGCTAAGCGGGTTATCCGGGCGACGCCTCTTGCTCGGCACTCATGATCTCAGTCATCCAAAATATCATCGATTCTGGACCACTATAGGGGGCAGATCAACTACTTCCCACACGCGTAGCAAAGGGCGCATTGCCCGAGGCAATTTCGATCATCCAAGACTCTGTTTCGGAATTCGAAGTCTCATCGTATCCGGAAGACTTTAGGCTGTCTGCCGGGCAAGATCAGACGGCGATCAGGGTTACCCAGAAGCCAGCAGCAATGGCCAATCCGTAAGGGACTTCCCACCCCTTGAGGATATGCCTTCTACCGGCATGTTTACCAACTTGTCGCCCGACAAGCATCGCCAGCAGCAGGGCCAAGCCGGCAGCGGACGTCCATCCGAGCAGTGTAAGCGGCCCGGCAGCGGGCGCCGCCGGCACGGCGCAGGCGGCGGCCGCATAGAATTTGGCGTCGCCGCCTCCGATCATGCCCAACCGGAACAAGAGCATGCCGAGAATCAGCGCAACCACGGCATGGAACAGTGCCCACGGCAACAGTTCCACCCCCTGCGTCGCTATCAACCCCGAGGCTCCGGCAATTGCAAAGACGGCGCAAAGCCAGTTAGGCAAGCGCCTTGAAGTAAGGTCGAACCATGCTCCCAGCGCCGCAAGCATCAGCGCCAGCCACCATTCGATGTCGGGCATCACTCACCCAACGTCGCAGTGATCGGATGGACTTTTGCCGCGGGGACCATCGCCAGACGTTCGCCTTTGCCATTCCGATCGGTTGCTTCTGGAGTTGCTTCAGCATCACGATAGATCACCGCCATAGCCGGAGCCCGGCCCGGCGCCGATCGGACCAGGACTTCGGCGCGCGAAATGCGCCGGGCTTGTCCGGTCAGGGCTTCCCGAACGTCAACGCGAGATGGGTTTGTAGGCATCGCGAGCGCCTGTCGTTCCGACGCCCGAGCTTCGCGCTCCCGCGCGAGCAGAACCTGCCCCTGCAACCGCAGCAGGTTGGCAGCGAATTTCGAATTGTCCGGATCATTCTCGATTGCGGCGCGGAAATAACGTTCGGCGAGGTCGACACGCCCCAGCTTGGCGTAGGCCACGGCTAGACCGTTGTTGGCCTCGCCACGCGCCGAAGGGTCGACCAGCGCGATACGGAATGAGGCGACGGCAGCCGAAATATTGCCGGCCCGCAGAAACCGCTTGCCTTCATCGAGAGTGCCCGACGTGTTTCCCACAAGCGCGCCTTGTTTGGGGCCGACGGCCGGCCGGTCTTTGAACATCCAACTGGTCAACGGAAACGACTGACAACCACTCAAAACTGCGGTTGCGCCGAATATCGCAACCAATCTGATGGACTTTTTCATGTCACCCTCCCCCTGTAAGAGCCGGAACCATTTCCCGAACGATACGCACCGCACCAGGCAGCATCAGTACGCCGACCATTGTCGGCAGCATGCAAACCACAAGCGGGATCGAAATGAGCACGGGCAAACGATGCGCCTTTTCTTCAGCCCGCAGTCGTCGTTTTTCGCGCATCTCATCAGCATAAACACGAAGCGTTTCACCGATGCTTGTCCCCAGCTTGTCGGACTGGATCAGCAGGGTAGCGAAGCTTCGCACTTCCTCCACACCGCTTCTGTCACCCATTTTTCGCAGTGCTTCGTCGCGCGGCGCTCCCGCCCGCAATTGCAACGTCGCACCGGAAAGCAAGGCCGAAACCAAAGGATGCGAATGCAGCATCTCGCGTCCAACGCGGTCCATTGCAGCCTCAAGGCCAAGTCCGGCCTCTACACAGACCAGCATGAGATCAAGGCAGTCGGGAAAGCCGTTGGTTATGGCCTCCCGCCGCCGGTCGGCGCGCGCGGTCACGAAAAGGTTTGGAAAATACAAGCCCAACAGCGCCAGAGCGGAACCGAACAGGTAAAGCCTGAAAAACGACAGTTCGTTCCCGCCCGCACTCGCCAGCAGAACATAGATTGTCGGCAAAAGCAGCACCAGGACGAGACGAGCGAGCGTGAACAGCTTCGGTGCCGCCGGGGAGGTAAATCCCGCCGCGATCATTTTCTCGCGCAGTTGATCGCCTTTAGTATCGGCCAGATTCAGGCCCGCCTTCTCGATCTGTGCAGCCAGTTTCGTCCATCCGTCATCCCTGTGGTCCTGCAATCGCGTGCTTCTTTCGGACGGCTGCGATTGGGCGATCGCCTTGATGCCTGACCTCAACACCGCGCGCCGTGTTGCGATGCGTATGACCGCAATTACCAAAAACACCGCGAGCATGAACACCAGCAGCAGGAAAGCGCTCCGCGCAACCAGATTTGTGGCGAGAAAATCTATCATATCAGACCTTGACGTTCACCATGCGCCGGATGGCAACCACCCCCATTGCATACCACACCAGCATTAGGGGAAAGCCGATGTAGAAGATCGGATCACCCGCTACATCGAGATAGAATGACGGGTTCAGAATGAAGAGCATGACGAATGTAAAAATCGGCAGGCCTGTCAGCATCAGTCCGGTCATCCGACCCTCCGACGATAGCGCGCGAACCTTGAGGTATAGCGAGGCGCGCTCGCGAATGACCTTGGATAGATTATCGAGGATCTCAGCAAGGTTGCCGCCCGTTTCATTCTGCACCGACAATGATACGACGAACATTCTGAGGTCATCGAGGTCCCACCGCTCTGCCATATCGTTCAAAGCGTGCGTCAGATCAGCACCGTAAGCGATTTCGTCGGTCACCAATCCGAACTCCGAACCTATCGGGTCTTCCATTTCCTGAGTCAGAAGTTCGAGCGCGCCGGCAATCGGGTGACCCGAGCGGAGTGAACGGACAAAGATATCAAGGGCTACGGGAAATTGTTCCTGCATCCGTTTGCGCCGCCTCTGGGCAAGGAGCGAAATCACCATCAGTGGCACTCCGACGGCAGCGGCGGCAGCAAATGCGAGGATCAACTGGATGACGCCCGATGTAATCGGATAGGCCGCACTCCATACCGCCATGGTCACGATCAGCACCAGAATTGCGAACAGCGCGGCCATGCCCGTAGATACTTGCCAAGCTGTCCAAGGCACTGCGGCCATCGACAAGTTGCGGCGGAAGCTGAAATAGAATCTGCCCCAGGGGTTTGCCGCATCACCCAGCAACAATGGATCATTTTTGCGCAGAATGTTAACGAGGTTCTCGCGCGTCGTGCCGCTGGCGATCATCTTCAACCGCTTGTTGACGGCGCCGACATGAGCACGCCGCTCGATGGATGTACGCAGCACCACCTGCATAATCAGGAAAACAAACGCAAAGATCGCCAGC is a genomic window containing:
- a CDS encoding DUF1153 domain-containing protein, producing the protein MPKAGEFAVLNDVAGEKSIIGPLGRLTRADLPSSNTTHWTSRRKAELMAAIDGGLIGLAEALEEYRLTSEELAAWRETVGRAGIPGLRVTRHTHALAPGDPAG
- a CDS encoding recombinase family protein; translation: MSQHTFIAGSACELTPAAQYIRMSTEHQRYSPDNQRTAIAAFAARRGFDIVETYIDAGRSGLTLARRPALKQLFADVLSGQAKFRAILVLDVSRWGRFQDTDQSAHYEYMCRAAGVQVHYCTEPFDNDGDPLSSMMKHMKRVMAAEYSRELSVKISRAQRQQAGLGYKQGGDPPLGLRRQVVDESGAPRMILARGQRKALSTDKVVYVRGPASEIALVRNIFRLFVEEKLRLGQIEKWLNARDKRQANGKPWTTSAVRRLLMQDLYAGRYVFGKRSNNLGRPSYTPPSHWVTADVMVPVVTNEIFRAAERRLKSITRRVYSTEEIETGLERLLAERGHLSGRFIQQCSYLPSPEAIDTRYGSLAAAFRTVGFEIPSRIKKNPAGLPYSDDELLNDLRRIYQDRGYLSGHAVDADSNSPSKKYFVRRFGSLAKAFELAGVEVTSTEKRRAAIAFRDENGLSHKPPKKAARRNLDGSAFTDDQLLGHLRRLLREHGYLSVPLIDADPEVPAKNLFRRRFGGLRAAYARVGFFSSQSDIVRAAHARLAS
- a CDS encoding glycine zipper 2TM domain-containing protein, with the protein product MKKLLAAAVLVAVAIPSPPALADPPPWAPAHGKRAKDRGLYDSYGRYYEPRKLSRGDRIWRADDGRYHCRRDNGTTGLIIGGAVGALVGRELDGGRDRTVGTIIGAAGGALLGRAIDRGELKCR
- a CDS encoding M23 family metallopeptidase; the encoded protein is MHGAARFHAGVDLASQAGSPIRATQSGSVASAGWSGNYGYMVVLDHGNGVETRYAHMSAISVEAGRSVQQGDVIGLVGSSGRSTGPHVHYEVRIDGLATNPLPR
- a CDS encoding prepilin peptidase; the encoded protein is MPDIEWWLALMLAALGAWFDLTSRRLPNWLCAVFAIAGASGLIATQGVELLPWALFHAVVALILGMLLFRLGMIGGGDAKFYAAAACAVPAAPAAGPLTLLGWTSAAGLALLLAMLVGRQVGKHAGRRHILKGWEVPYGLAIAAGFWVTLIAV
- a CDS encoding tetratricopeptide repeat protein, translating into MKKSIRLVAIFGATAVLSGCQSFPLTSWMFKDRPAVGPKQGALVGNTSGTLDEGKRFLRAGNISAAVASFRIALVDPSARGEANNGLAVAYAKLGRVDLAERYFRAAIENDPDNSKFAANLLRLQGQVLLAREREARASERQALAMPTNPSRVDVREALTGQARRISRAEVLVRSAPGRAPAMAVIYRDAEATPEATDRNGKGERLAMVPAAKVHPITATLGE
- a CDS encoding type II secretion system F family protein; the protein is MIDFLATNLVARSAFLLLVFMLAVFLVIAVIRIATRRAVLRSGIKAIAQSQPSERSTRLQDHRDDGWTKLAAQIEKAGLNLADTKGDQLREKMIAAGFTSPAAPKLFTLARLVLVLLLPTIYVLLASAGGNELSFFRLYLFGSALALLGLYFPNLFVTARADRRREAITNGFPDCLDLMLVCVEAGLGLEAAMDRVGREMLHSHPLVSALLSGATLQLRAGAPRDEALRKMGDRSGVEEVRSFATLLIQSDKLGTSIGETLRVYADEMREKRRLRAEEKAHRLPVLISIPLVVCMLPTMVGVLMLPGAVRIVREMVPALTGGG
- a CDS encoding type II secretion system F family protein — protein: MIGGEVARFLVLLAIFAFVFLIMQVVLRTSIERRAHVGAVNKRLKMIASGTTRENLVNILRKNDPLLLGDAANPWGRFYFSFRRNLSMAAVPWTAWQVSTGMAALFAILVLIVTMAVWSAAYPITSGVIQLILAFAAAAAVGVPLMVISLLAQRRRKRMQEQFPVALDIFVRSLRSGHPIAGALELLTQEMEDPIGSEFGLVTDEIAYGADLTHALNDMAERWDLDDLRMFVVSLSVQNETGGNLAEILDNLSKVIRERASLYLKVRALSSEGRMTGLMLTGLPIFTFVMLFILNPSFYLDVAGDPIFYIGFPLMLVWYAMGVVAIRRMVNVKV